From the Pomacea canaliculata isolate SZHN2017 linkage group LG4, ASM307304v1, whole genome shotgun sequence genome, one window contains:
- the LOC112562976 gene encoding uncharacterized protein LOC112562976 gives MALRLLATIFLTLCTATLLTMLYVSKSRDPVILVQPDPLDVQDELRGTNQCLTLGKHSWKYNVKYGRPGLLINPSKDSDVLRGSTTDIVNRIYNNMCPGYQTLPNVQFTFPDILLIVDFNHPAYYNVIPYLELLYRRYFPNILYCGLEPETLKEQIVAEKLGFPIYYLQALKDNWQTKYECIQHAMKMCDSFSGYLLIGDDTLINMTNFQRTPKYKAMVGDEFVKSGQFVTTTYFQYSWQWWGVEGGRSAMLGVLNELAFKANRDNDHLAQEFLRNYYSFVKYRNIFYFMPIDFLYVPKRLSSIFLYMTSLFRKYKANVEVAIPFFVCGLQNQVDVHFVRMLSLWGNDRGTSVMSRAYTIQQKKRSLNLCRKLGDLTGQMEAIKNDLDGCQSAYF, from the exons ATGGCGCTCAGGCTGCTAGCAACAATCTTTCTAACCCTGTGCACCGCAACCCTGCTGACGATGCTGTATGtcagcaagtcacgtgaccctgtcaTCCTAGTTCAGCCCGATCCACTCGATGTCCAGGATGAACTACGCGGCACTAATCAGTGTCTGACATTGGGTAAACACTCTTggaaatataatgtaaaatacGGGCGGCCAGGGCTGCTGATAAACCCTTCAAAAGACTCTGACGTGTTGAGAGGGAGCACCACAGACATCGTCAACAGGATCTACAACAACATGTGTCCTGGTTACCAGACCCTGCCTAACGTACAATTCACTTTCCCAGACATACTGCTGATTGTCGACTTTAACCATCCTGCATACTACAATGTCATTCCCTACCTTGAACTTCTGTACAGGAGATATTTTCCTAATATTCTCTATTGTGGTCTGGAACCTGAAACTCTAAAGGAACAGATTGTGGCTGAGAAACTGGGGTTCCCTATCTACTATTTGCAAGCACTGAAAGACAACTGGCAAACAAAGTACGAGTGTATTCAGCATGCCATGAAAATGTGCGACAGCTTCAGCGGCTACCTACTGATCGGTGACGACACTCTCATCAACATGACGAACTTTCAAAGAACTCCGAAATATAAAGCGATGGTGGGTGATGAGTTTGTCAAATCCGGACAATTCGTGACCACTACTTACTTCCAGTACTCGTGGCAATGGTGGGGTGTGGAAGGCGGGAGAAGTGCCATGTTGGGTGTGCTTAACGAGCTCGCCTTTAAAGCGAACCGTGACAATGACCATCTTGCACAAGAATTCCTTAGAAATTATTATTCCTTtgtcaaatacagaaacatcTTTTACTTTATGCCGATCGACTTCCTGTACGTCCCCAAACGGCTGTCGTCCATTTTCCTCTACATGACGTCATTGTTTCGGAAATACAAGGCCAACGTGGAAGTGGCGATTccgttttttgtgtgtggccTGCAAAACCAAGTGGACGTGCACTTTGTTAGAATGCTCAGTCTATGGGGCAACGACAGAG GGACATCTGTGATGAGCCGCGCTTACACcatacagcagaaaaaaaggagtttAAACCTGTGCAGAAAATTGGGGGACTTGACGGGCCAGATGGAAGCAATCAAGAATGATCTCGATGGCTGCCAATCTGCGTACTTCTAA
- the LOC112562978 gene encoding uncharacterized protein LOC112562978 — protein sequence MARRLLATIFVTLCTATLLTMLYVSQSRDPVILVHPGPVDVQVKQRSTNPCLTLGTHSWSDNIPYGRPGLLINPSNGSDVLRGSTTDIVNRIYNNMCPGNQTLSNVQFTFPDILLIVDFNYPSQYNIITYLELLYRRYFPNILYCGLEPETLKKQIVAEKLGFPIYYLHALRDTWQTKYECIQHAMKMCDNYTGYLLIGDDTLINMTNFQRTPKHKAMVGDQFVKTGQHVNTTLHKYSWPFWGLEGGRSAMLGVLNELAFKANRDNDHLAQQFLRNYYSFVNNSTIFHIMPIDFLYVPKRLSSIFLYMTSLFRKYKAIVELAIPFFVCGLEHPGDVYFVRMCSVRGKDRDNSQIRFDKDLVYLHPFKYYANFKSKTQGKDFICQNYLLNK from the coding sequence ATGGCTCGCAGGCTGCTAGCAACAATCTTTGTAACCCTGTGCACCGCAACCCTGCTGACGATGCTTTATGtcagccagtcacgtgaccctgtcaTTCTAGTTCATCCAGGTCCAGTCGATGTCCAGGTTAAACAACGCAGCACTAATCCGTGTCTGACATTGGGTACTCACTCTTGGAGTGATAATATACCATACGGGCGGCCAGGGCTGCTGATAAACCCTTCAAACGGCTCTGACGTGTTGAGAGGGAGCACCACAGACATCGTCAACAGGATCTACAACAACATGTGTCCTGGTAACCAGACCCTGTCTAACGTACAATTCACTTTCCCAGACATACTGCTGATTGTCGACTTTAACTATCCTTCACAATACAATATCATTACCTACCTTGAACTTCTGTACAGGAGATATTTTCCTAATATTCTCTATTGTGGTCTGGAACCTGAAACTCTAAAGAAACAGATTGTGGCTGAGAAACTGGGGTTCCCTATCTACTATTTGCATGCTCTGAGGGACACCTGGCAAACAAAGTACGAGTGTATTCAGCACGCCATGAAAATGTGTGACAACTACACCGGCTACCTGCTGATCGGCGACGACACTCTCATCAACATGACGAACTTTCAAAGAACTCCGAAACATAAAGCGATGGTGGGTGATCAGTTTGTCAAAACCGGACAACACGTGAACACCACACTTCACAAGTACTCGTGGCCATTTTGGGGTCTGGAAGGCGGGAGAAGTGCCATGCTGGGTGTGCTTAACGAGCTCGCCTTTAAAGCGAACCGTGACAATGATCATCTTGCACAACAATTCCTTAGAAATTATTATTCCTTTGTCAACAACAGCACTATCTTTCACATTATGCCGATCGACTTCCTGTACGTCCCCAAACGGCTGTCGTCCATTTTCCTCTACATGACGTCATTGTTTCGGAAATACAAGGCCATCGTAGAACTGGCGATTccgttttttgtgtgtggccTGGAACACCCCGGGGACGTGTACTTTGTTAGAATGTGCAGTGTAAGAGGCAAGGACAGAGATAATTCACAGATACGTTTTGATAAGGACCTCGTGTACCTGCACCCTTTTAAGTACTATGCCAATTTTAAGAGCAAAACTCAAGGGAAGGACTTTATCTGTCAGAACTATTTATTAAACAAGTAA
- the LOC112562545 gene encoding uncharacterized protein LOC112562545 isoform X2 produces MRNKLKLVFFVFCCVVGLTTLMFVWTTPKMVSTILLHVENEANLVVGPEACRMNRSWDGQVQLGIPAVLINLSRNETANVTDWVSRLHRDMCPDSPDLLEIPLTFPDVLLIVDFNSPNLYSVIPYLELLYRRHFADILYCGDGLETLKDIIVQKNITFPVNFLHISNHAWQMKYRCLEYAMKMCGDYKGYLLIGDDTLVNVKTLRALGEDRVLLGKDFLRWVVNTTQFKSSWMWWGNEGGRNAMLGVLNELVYRAVHEHDVFAKQFLHRYYTFINSSTIFYRVATDFVYVPTRLAPFFIYMTSLFRKYGANIELAMPFFACGLAHPNDIVLANEQDLWGGNRGKAVQLFTSDILYLHPFKYGTDFKTPAGQEFICKKYLRER; encoded by the coding sequence ATGAGAAACAAATTGAAACtggtcttctttgttttttgctgtgtCGTGGGGCTAACAACGCTAATGTTTGTCTGGACTACTCCTAAAATGGTCTCCACAATACTTCTCCATGTAGAAAACGAGGCGAATCTTGTCGTTGGCCCCGAGGCGTGTCGGATGAATCGTTCCTGGGATGGTCAGGTGCAGCTCGGGATTCCTGCCGTGCTCATCAACCTCTCCCGGAACGAGACAGCAAACGTGACGGACTGGGTCAGCCGTCTGCACAGAGACATGTGTCCTGATTCACCTGACCTGCTGGAAATTCCTCTCACCTTCCCAGACGTTCTGTTGATCGTGGATTTCAACTCGCCCAACTTGTACAGTGTGATCCCCTACCTCGAGCTTCTCTACAGGCGGCACTTCGCCGACATCCTGTACTGCGGAGACGGTCTCGAGACCCTCAAAGACATCATTGTCCAGAAGAACATCACGTTTCCCGTGAACTTCCTACACATCTCCAATCACGCCTGGCAGATGAAGTACCGGTGTCTGGAGTACGCCATGAAGATGTGCGGCGACTACAAGGGCTACCTCTTGATCGGCGACGACACGCTGGTCAACGTCAAGACCCTGAGGGCTCTCGGCGAGGACAGGGTCCTGCTGGGTAAGGATTTTCTGCGCTGGGTCGTCAACACCACGCAATTCAAGTCCAGCTGGATGTGGTGGGGGAATGAGGGTGGAAGAAACGCCATGCTGGGCGTGCTGAACGAGCTGGTGTACCGGGCGGTGCACGAGCATGACGTCTTCGCGAAGCAGTTTCTGCACCGCTACTACACCTTCATCAACTCCAGCACCATCTTCTACCGCGTGGCCACAGACTTCGTGTACGTGCCCACCAGGCTGGCCCCCTTCTTTATCTACATGACGTCACTGTTCCGGAAGTATGGGGCCAACATCGAACTGGCCATGCCCTTCTTCGCGTGCGGCCTCGCGCATCCAAATGACATCGTCCTGGCCAACGAACAAGATCTGTGGGGGGGCAACAGGGGCAAGGCTGTGCAGTTGTTCACATCAGACATCTTGTACCTGCATCCTTTTAAGTATGGTACAGATTTTAAGACACCTGCGGGGCAAGAGTTTATATGCAAGAAATACCTGCGTGAAAGGTAG